A genomic window from Lasioglossum baleicum chromosome 7, iyLasBale1, whole genome shotgun sequence includes:
- the LOC143210730 gene encoding uncharacterized protein LOC143210730 translates to MNIARNIKVPTTYWLANISDSHMLWTCWTNDFSYALRHVCVTTNMKVQVFIGEKEIPFYPKMIINMEEIKQILLTLQDYFPCAGVNDENRITNCCRGFVIKSRFGSTKKMRCLPCTKSWKMSLRKGHNVKSIQKLQNKHRKLQLLNSNYKRQEKRLRSKISKLYNKIAHLKEECSRCNENVIREMIKELPQTQQLAVEACFAAAKCKNEKGMRYAIAWIYECILLRIKSTKTYNHLRSRNILTLPSIQTLNRYMRNVKGCYGFQMSTFEMLTKKTTDMKSEDDEVQIHLSCIN, encoded by the exons ATGAATATTGCAAGAAATATCAAGGTTCCGACAACTTATTGGCTTGCAAACATTAGTGATAGCCATATGCTGTGGACGTGTTGGACTAATGACTTCTCATATGCTTTAAGACATGTCTGTGTTACAACAAATATGAAAGTGCAG gtaTTTATTGGAGAAAAGGAGATTCCTTTTTATCCGAAGATGATTATAAATATGGAAGAAATCAAACAAATTTTGTTGACGTTACAAGATTATTTTCCTTGTGCAGGAGTTAATGATGAAAACAG AATTACAAATTGTTGTCGCGGTTTTGTAATTAAAAGTAGATTTGGGTCAACAAAGAAAATGAGATGTTTGCCTTGTACAAAAAGTTGGAAGATGTCATTAAGAAAAGGGCATAATGtaaaatcaattcaaaaattacaaaacaaacacagaaaattacaattattgaattctAACTATAAACGTCAAGAAAAGAGACTTCGAAGCAAA ATTTCAAAATTGTACAACAAAATTGCAcatttaaaagaagaatgcagtagatgcaacgagaacgtgaTCAGAGAAATGATTAAAGAATTGCCGCAAACCCAGCAATTAGCTGTTGAAGCTTGCTTTGCAGCAGCGaagtgcaaaaatgaaaaaggcatgAGATATGCAATTGCATGGATATACGAGTGTATTTTGCTGCGAATCAAAAGTACAAAAACTTATAATCACCTAAGGTCGCGCAATATCTTAACATTGCCGTCCATTCAGACACTAAATCGTTATATGAGGAACGTAAAAGGTTGTTACGGTTTTCAAATGAGTACATTCGAAATGCTAACAAAGAAAACGACAGACATGAAATCTGAAGATGACGAGGTACAAATACATTTAAGTTgcataaattaa